Proteins found in one Streptococcus criceti HS-6 genomic segment:
- the glgD gene encoding glucose-1-phosphate adenylyltransferase subunit GlgD, whose product MKIDKYSAILGNAVGYHDMGKLTENRPLASLPFDGKYRLLDFQLSSLANAGIRSVYGIFRGQNIRSVFDHIRSGREWGLNTLLSHYFLGFYESDDQTHISDANYYKQILTYLKRADTDQTVYMSSDILCNINLQQVLHLHNVNHRNITVVYKKVPREHISDANEILKIDETDHVTGKLALQNVDEPVPMSADIFVVNTPWLIEQLEKEAKQERPRKIRYLLRDLLVDTEALAFEHTGYLSNISSVKSYYDANMDMLDSQKFYALFYSNQKVYTKVKNEEASYFAPSSDVKRSQFASGSIIKGAVHHSIVSRSCYVEEGAKVSDSVIFPKVKIGQGAQLEHVIVDKGVTVPAGITLRGSAEKPLVIGKGQEVTGDIVQ is encoded by the coding sequence ATGAAGATTGATAAATATTCTGCCATCTTAGGAAATGCAGTCGGTTACCATGATATGGGAAAATTGACTGAAAATCGACCTTTAGCCAGTCTGCCTTTTGACGGGAAGTATCGTCTTTTGGACTTTCAATTATCTAGTTTGGCTAACGCTGGTATCCGCAGTGTTTACGGTATTTTCCGTGGTCAAAATATCCGTTCAGTTTTTGACCATATCCGTTCAGGCCGTGAATGGGGGCTCAATACTCTCTTGAGTCATTATTTTCTTGGTTTCTATGAAAGCGATGATCAAACGCATATTTCAGATGCTAATTACTATAAACAAATTTTAACCTATCTTAAGCGAGCAGATACAGATCAAACTGTTTATATGTCCAGTGACATACTCTGCAATATTAATCTGCAGCAGGTGCTTCATCTGCATAATGTTAATCATCGCAATATCACTGTTGTTTATAAAAAGGTTCCTAGGGAGCATATCTCAGATGCTAACGAGATTTTGAAAATTGACGAGACAGACCATGTTACGGGTAAACTCGCCTTGCAAAATGTGGACGAACCTGTACCAATGTCTGCCGATATCTTTGTGGTGAATACACCATGGTTAATTGAACAATTGGAAAAAGAAGCTAAGCAGGAACGACCAAGAAAAATTCGTTATCTTCTGCGCGATCTTTTGGTTGATACTGAGGCTTTGGCTTTTGAGCATACTGGTTACCTTTCTAATATCAGTTCAGTTAAGTCTTATTATGATGCTAATATGGATATGTTGGATTCGCAAAAGTTCTATGCTCTCTTCTACAGCAACCAAAAGGTTTATACTAAGGTTAAAAATGAAGAAGCGAGTTACTTTGCGCCAAGTTCTGATGTCAAGCGGTCTCAATTTGCATCTGGTTCCATTATCAAGGGAGCCGTACACCATTCCATTGTGTCGCGTTCCTGCTATGTTGAAGAAGGGGCCAAGGTCAGTGATTCTGTCATTTTCCCTAAGGTTAAAATTGGTCAAGGGGCCCAACTCGAACATGTGATTGTCGATAAGGGAGTCACAGTCCCAGCTGGTATAACCCTGCGAGGCAGTGCAGAAAAGCCATTGGTTATCGGTAAAGGTCAAGAAGTTACTGGAGATATTGTTCAATGA
- the pulA gene encoding type I pullulanase: MIENQLTVHFHNRQGNYDNCSMWKWLDGYWGEDAQFDSQDDFGLVGKISYPFERFASQVHLLVKTADWSSQTCDYTVRRFSGDAPNSIWLVAGDDQVYYSKQVAKTSPFYTGQDDKAFDMGIHANDFDRRWGYQGWLGFRYQTDQTKFKIWSPLADRIYLLLYKDAQSPARLILMKRGHKFNTDHHELNNHGVWSVTVNEDLKGWSYQYRIYHEANFYQDTRDPYSIVLSLDNKKSLIVPDEDLRPEGFEVKQGRDAHWRTNNACSAVISELHLRDFTKHVSSGVSPELRGTFLGASQAAVKNPSGHPTAFEHIKNMGYSYIQLQPVFDHHKTYSKTGELLYNWGYDPENYNVPDRQFAADQSNPLAPILEFKQMIQAYHDAGIGVIMDVVYNHTYSSYNSPFQLSCPYYYYRMHADGSFQDGSGCGNETASEKEMFRKYMLDSVRYWVQEYNIDGFRFDLMGLHDAQTINLIRDLLDSIDERILVYGEGWDMGIGLAQRQKAAKINADVMPRVAFFNDNARDAVKGAEVYGDIKAGYVSGAPLEWEVSQALLGSQAFAPYSTPSQVLNYVEAHDNYNLNDLLAILHPEDSLETRKARVYLANALNLSMQGICFMQLGQEFMRTKIRPTGQNGEVTIEDLKRASNSYNAPDLVNAIDWTLVTEHQELLEKIKMMIACKKSGREFSETRFEDIYTNITIKSNAYHSGIVEISSKEGDFIFNNQEISLKMT; the protein is encoded by the coding sequence ATGATAGAAAATCAATTGACGGTTCATTTCCATAATCGTCAGGGAAATTATGATAATTGTAGTATGTGGAAATGGTTAGATGGTTACTGGGGCGAAGATGCCCAATTTGATAGTCAAGATGATTTTGGCCTAGTGGGGAAGATTAGTTATCCCTTTGAACGTTTTGCTAGTCAGGTTCATCTTTTGGTTAAAACAGCTGATTGGTCATCGCAGACTTGTGATTATACGGTTAGACGTTTCTCAGGAGATGCGCCTAACAGCATTTGGTTGGTTGCAGGAGATGACCAAGTTTATTATTCTAAACAGGTAGCTAAGACTAGTCCCTTTTATACTGGTCAGGACGACAAGGCTTTTGATATGGGAATTCATGCTAATGATTTTGATCGTCGCTGGGGCTATCAAGGCTGGCTTGGTTTTCGTTATCAAACCGATCAAACAAAGTTTAAAATTTGGTCTCCTTTAGCCGATAGGATTTATCTCTTACTTTATAAGGATGCTCAGAGTCCAGCACGCTTGATTCTTATGAAAAGGGGACATAAGTTTAATACAGACCATCATGAGTTGAATAATCATGGTGTTTGGTCGGTGACAGTTAATGAAGATTTGAAAGGCTGGTCCTATCAATACCGAATCTATCATGAGGCAAACTTTTATCAAGATACCAGAGATCCTTATAGTATAGTCCTGAGCTTAGATAATAAGAAATCCCTGATTGTCCCGGATGAAGATTTACGGCCAGAGGGATTTGAGGTTAAACAGGGGAGAGATGCACATTGGCGAACTAATAATGCTTGTTCGGCTGTTATTAGTGAACTGCACTTGCGAGACTTTACGAAACATGTCTCCTCGGGAGTCAGTCCAGAACTTAGGGGGACTTTTTTAGGAGCTAGTCAGGCTGCTGTGAAAAATCCTAGTGGTCATCCGACAGCTTTTGAACATATTAAAAATATGGGTTACTCTTATATTCAATTGCAGCCGGTTTTCGACCATCATAAGACTTATTCAAAGACAGGGGAGCTCCTCTATAACTGGGGTTATGACCCTGAAAATTATAATGTTCCCGATCGCCAGTTCGCTGCTGATCAGTCTAATCCCTTGGCACCGATTCTTGAATTCAAGCAAATGATTCAAGCCTATCACGATGCCGGTATTGGTGTGATTATGGATGTCGTCTATAATCATACCTATTCCTCTTACAATTCTCCTTTCCAGTTATCCTGTCCTTATTATTACTATCGGATGCATGCCGATGGTTCCTTCCAAGATGGCTCAGGATGTGGCAATGAGACAGCTAGTGAAAAGGAGATGTTCCGTAAGTATATGCTGGATTCTGTACGTTATTGGGTGCAAGAATACAATATTGATGGTTTCCGTTTCGACTTGATGGGGCTCCATGATGCCCAGACTATAAATCTTATTCGTGATCTCTTGGATAGTATTGATGAGCGGATTTTGGTTTATGGCGAAGGCTGGGATATGGGAATTGGTCTGGCCCAAAGGCAGAAGGCAGCTAAGATTAATGCGGATGTGATGCCGCGCGTTGCCTTTTTTAATGATAATGCTAGAGATGCTGTCAAAGGGGCAGAAGTTTATGGTGATATCAAGGCTGGCTATGTTTCAGGAGCACCGCTTGAATGGGAAGTCTCTCAAGCATTGCTGGGCAGTCAGGCCTTTGCACCTTATTCAACTCCAAGTCAGGTTTTAAACTATGTCGAGGCTCATGACAACTATAACCTTAACGATTTGTTAGCGATTCTCCATCCTGAGGACAGCTTAGAGACGCGTAAAGCTAGAGTCTATTTGGCTAACGCTTTAAATCTATCCATGCAGGGCATCTGCTTTATGCAGCTGGGACAGGAATTTATGCGGACGAAGATTCGGCCGACAGGTCAAAATGGTGAAGTGACAATAGAAGATTTGAAGCGAGCCAGTAACAGTTACAATGCGCCAGATTTAGTCAATGCTATTGACTGGACTTTAGTAACAGAGCATCAAGAGTTATTGGAAAAAATTAAAATGATGATTGCTTGCAAGAAAAGCGGACGAGAATTTTCTGAAACAAGATTTGAGGACATATATACAAATATTACTATCAAGAGCAATGCTTATCATTCGGGGATTGTAGAAATTTCATCAAAAGAAGGCGATTTCATTTTTAATAACCAAGAAATTTCCTTGAAAATGACCTGA
- the glgB gene encoding 1,4-alpha-glucan branching protein GlgB: MEKELELYTFGTGENFHVQDYLGVHREENGEYSFRVWAPHAEHVQVIGDFTGWFDNPLDMALNHAGVWEARTDQAQEGQIYKFLVQRRGGQVVEKIDPCALYLEARPGTGAIIKTFEEKKWKDGLWMGRRKRFGFKERPVNIYEVHSSSWKLGPDGRLLTFKELTKELIPYLVKMNYTHVEFMPLMAHPLGMSWGYQLMGYFAFEHTYGKPEDFQEFVETCHLNNIGVIVDWVPGHFTQNDDALAYYDGTPTFEYADSDRAHNRRWGALNFDLGKNQVQSFMVSSALYWIEQYHIDGLRVDAVSNMLYRDYDDGPWTPNVFGGNRNLEGFNFLQKLNGVVHYHHPDVMMIAEESTAATPITSPIESGGPAFDYKWNMGWMNDTLKFFEEDPIYRQYDFNLITFSFMYAFSESFILPFSHDEVVHGKKSLMHKMWGDRYNQFAGLRCLYAYQMCHPGKKLLFMGSEFGQFLEWKYDHQLEWTNLEDKLNHQMQNYTAKLNQFYKEHKALWQIDDSYDGIEIIDADNTAESILSFVRRDRKGDLLICVFNMAPVERKEFTIGVPVAGLYEEVFNTELEEFGGVWKKSNPSTKTQPGLWKDYQQTLTFTMPALGASIWRVKRHQRTKPNK, translated from the coding sequence ATGGAAAAAGAATTAGAGCTTTATACTTTCGGGACTGGCGAAAATTTTCATGTGCAAGATTACTTAGGTGTTCATCGCGAAGAAAATGGCGAATACAGTTTTCGAGTGTGGGCTCCACATGCCGAGCATGTGCAAGTTATTGGTGATTTTACAGGTTGGTTTGACAATCCTCTGGATATGGCCTTGAATCATGCAGGAGTTTGGGAGGCTAGGACCGATCAAGCCCAAGAAGGTCAAATTTATAAATTTTTGGTTCAACGTCGTGGTGGTCAAGTCGTTGAAAAAATTGATCCTTGTGCTCTCTATCTGGAAGCTCGTCCGGGAACAGGGGCTATCATTAAGACTTTTGAAGAAAAGAAGTGGAAAGATGGACTCTGGATGGGTCGGCGGAAACGATTTGGTTTCAAGGAGCGTCCTGTCAATATCTACGAGGTCCATTCAAGTTCTTGGAAGCTGGGACCTGACGGTCGACTCTTGACTTTCAAGGAACTGACTAAGGAATTGATTCCTTATTTAGTCAAAATGAATTATACCCATGTTGAGTTTATGCCATTGATGGCTCACCCTTTAGGCATGTCTTGGGGTTATCAGCTGATGGGCTATTTTGCCTTTGAGCATACTTATGGCAAGCCAGAAGACTTTCAAGAATTCGTTGAAACTTGTCATCTGAATAACATTGGGGTTATTGTAGACTGGGTACCGGGTCATTTTACTCAAAATGATGATGCACTGGCTTATTATGATGGTACGCCAACTTTTGAGTATGCCGATAGCGATCGTGCCCATAATAGACGTTGGGGAGCCCTGAATTTTGACCTCGGTAAAAATCAGGTTCAGTCCTTTATGGTGTCCAGTGCTCTCTATTGGATTGAACAGTATCATATTGATGGCTTACGGGTAGATGCTGTTAGTAACATGCTTTACCGTGATTATGATGATGGTCCATGGACTCCTAATGTTTTTGGCGGTAATCGTAATCTGGAAGGTTTTAACTTCCTGCAAAAATTAAATGGTGTTGTTCATTACCACCACCCTGATGTGATGATGATTGCTGAGGAATCAACAGCAGCAACACCAATTACGTCACCGATTGAATCGGGCGGACCGGCTTTTGATTATAAATGGAATATGGGTTGGATGAATGATACACTCAAGTTCTTTGAGGAAGATCCAATCTATCGCCAGTATGATTTTAATTTGATTACCTTTAGCTTTATGTACGCTTTTTCTGAGAGCTTTATCCTACCTTTCTCCCACGATGAAGTAGTTCATGGCAAGAAGAGTCTTATGCACAAGATGTGGGGGGACCGCTATAATCAATTTGCTGGTCTACGCTGTCTCTATGCTTATCAAATGTGCCATCCCGGTAAAAAGCTGCTCTTCATGGGTTCTGAATTTGGTCAGTTCTTAGAGTGGAAGTATGACCATCAGTTGGAATGGACCAATCTGGAAGATAAGCTTAATCATCAAATGCAGAATTACACTGCAAAACTCAATCAATTTTATAAGGAACACAAGGCTCTTTGGCAAATTGATGATTCTTATGATGGTATTGAAATCATTGATGCAGATAATACTGCAGAATCTATTCTATCCTTTGTTCGCCGAGACAGGAAAGGGGACCTTCTTATTTGCGTCTTTAATATGGCGCCGGTTGAACGTAAAGAATTTACAATTGGTGTTCCTGTAGCTGGTCTCTATGAAGAGGTCTTTAATACTGAGTTGGAAGAATTTGGCGGTGTCTGGAAAAAATCTAATCCATCAACCAAGACACAGCCTGGTTTGTGGAAGGATTATCAACAAACTTTGACTTTCACTATGCCAGCCCTTGGTGCAAGTATCTGGCGTGTGAAGAGACATCAGCGAACAAAACCGAATAAATAG
- a CDS encoding glycogen/starch/alpha-glucan phosphorylase, with protein sequence MTLTKDQFIRDFKDTLHEEQLIKVPDATPTELFSALAKVIRKYYTPLWLERNRNLTVNKEKIAYYFSIEFLPGRMLETNLLNLGILDTVKEGFAELGVDFENVKNAEHDMALGNGGLGRLAAAFMDSLATTGYPGFGNGLRYRYGLFKQKIVDGHQVELPDDWFGSLGNVWEIRKEHDAVDVRLFGDVFLEQNEEGNLVPTYHNSQVLRAVPYDVPQIGFQNGNVNNLRLWDVEIPADQEALYPTVESRRAISDITSILYPDDSTLEGKQLRLIQEYFMTSAGLQTIIKYYLKQGSPLEDIYKKVSVHINDTHPAVAPAEFMRLLVDDYGLEWDDAWKATVKTMSYTNHTIMSEALEKWDAELFKKVLPRVYQIILEIDNRFVAELGKAGYDANVVNNTRIVKDDQIHMANLAIIGGHSVNGVAKLHTELLKEDTLRSFYKLYPEKFNNKTNGIIPRRWTQIAAPELSSAIDQFIGDGWRSDIHQLEGLSTYLDDQEALDTFYQVKKDAKSRLANYIRETTGFQVSTDAIFDVQVKRLHAYKRQLLNVLHIIKLYWDLKDNPNKDMVPRVFIFGAKAAPGYHFAKSVIKVINELANLINNDESLQGKLHVFFLENYNVSLAELIIPAADVSEQISLASKEASGTSNMKFMMTGAITLATLDGANIEIKDEVGDDNIVIFGMDKDAVYAHYHANDYHSWDLYENDSTIHRVIDSFVNGTIPNIQSEGMEIYEALIQHNDEYFLLEDFHSYVAAQEKIEALYRDKDKWARISLTNIAKSHRFTADDTITQYAKEIWELQK encoded by the coding sequence ATGACACTAACTAAAGATCAATTTATTCGCGATTTTAAGGATACCTTGCATGAAGAACAGTTAATCAAGGTTCCAGATGCTACTCCTACAGAACTTTTCTCAGCTTTAGCTAAGGTGATTCGGAAGTATTACACTCCTTTATGGTTGGAACGTAATCGTAATCTAACAGTCAATAAAGAAAAAATTGCCTATTATTTTTCGATTGAATTCTTACCAGGCCGGATGCTGGAAACTAATTTGCTAAATCTTGGTATTTTGGATACTGTTAAGGAAGGTTTTGCTGAACTTGGTGTTGATTTTGAAAATGTTAAAAATGCAGAACACGACATGGCACTGGGAAATGGTGGTCTAGGACGTTTAGCTGCAGCGTTTATGGATTCCTTGGCAACAACGGGTTACCCTGGCTTTGGGAATGGGTTGCGCTATCGCTATGGCCTCTTTAAACAAAAGATTGTCGATGGTCATCAGGTTGAATTGCCTGATGATTGGTTCGGTAGCCTAGGTAATGTTTGGGAAATCCGCAAGGAACACGATGCTGTGGATGTCCGTCTTTTCGGAGATGTCTTTCTGGAGCAGAATGAAGAAGGAAACCTTGTTCCGACTTACCATAATAGTCAGGTTCTTCGTGCAGTACCTTATGATGTGCCACAAATTGGTTTTCAAAATGGTAATGTTAATAATTTGCGTCTTTGGGATGTTGAGATTCCGGCTGACCAAGAAGCTCTTTATCCAACGGTAGAGTCTCGTCGGGCTATTAGTGATATCACGTCAATTCTTTATCCCGATGACTCAACTTTAGAAGGTAAGCAATTGCGTTTGATTCAAGAGTACTTTATGACTAGTGCTGGCTTGCAAACGATTATTAAGTACTATCTCAAGCAAGGATCTCCGTTGGAGGATATCTACAAGAAGGTATCCGTTCATATTAACGATACCCATCCAGCGGTTGCCCCAGCGGAATTTATGCGACTCTTGGTTGATGATTATGGTTTAGAATGGGATGATGCTTGGAAGGCGACCGTCAAGACTATGAGTTATACTAACCACACTATCATGTCTGAAGCTCTAGAAAAATGGGATGCGGAGCTCTTCAAGAAAGTTCTGCCGCGTGTTTATCAAATTATCTTGGAAATTGATAATCGCTTTGTTGCAGAGCTTGGTAAGGCAGGCTACGATGCAAATGTTGTCAATAATACTCGTATTGTAAAAGATGATCAAATCCACATGGCCAACTTAGCCATTATTGGTGGTCACTCTGTCAATGGGGTAGCCAAGCTGCACACGGAACTGTTGAAGGAAGATACCTTGCGGAGCTTCTATAAGCTTTATCCTGAAAAATTTAACAATAAAACGAATGGTATTATCCCTCGTCGCTGGACACAAATTGCGGCACCAGAATTATCCAGTGCTATTGACCAATTTATTGGTGATGGTTGGCGCAGTGATATCCACCAGTTGGAAGGCCTCTCAACTTATCTTGATGACCAAGAAGCTCTTGATACCTTCTATCAGGTTAAAAAGGATGCTAAGAGTCGTTTAGCTAACTATATTAGGGAGACAACAGGTTTCCAAGTGTCAACAGATGCTATTTTTGATGTTCAAGTTAAACGTCTTCATGCTTACAAGCGTCAACTGCTCAATGTTCTTCATATTATCAAGCTCTATTGGGATTTAAAAGATAATCCTAATAAAGATATGGTTCCTCGAGTTTTCATTTTTGGAGCTAAGGCAGCACCCGGCTATCACTTTGCTAAGTCGGTTATCAAGGTTATCAATGAGTTAGCTAATTTGATTAATAACGATGAAAGCTTGCAAGGCAAGCTCCATGTTTTCTTCTTGGAAAATTATAATGTGAGCTTGGCTGAATTGATTATTCCTGCTGCGGATGTGTCAGAGCAAATCTCCCTAGCATCGAAGGAAGCTTCTGGTACTTCAAATATGAAGTTCATGATGACTGGAGCTATTACTTTAGCGACCCTTGATGGCGCAAATATTGAAATCAAGGATGAAGTAGGGGACGACAATATTGTTATTTTTGGTATGGATAAGGATGCAGTCTATGCACACTACCATGCTAATGACTATCATTCTTGGGATTTGTATGAAAATGACTCAACCATTCACCGAGTGATTGACAGTTTTGTTAACGGTACCATTCCAAACATTCAAAGCGAAGGAATGGAAATTTATGAAGCCCTTATTCAACATAATGACGAGTACTTCTTGCTAGAGGATTTTCATTCTTATGTAGCAGCACAGGAAAAGATTGAAGCTCTTTATCGTGATAAAGATAAATGGGCTCGCATCAGTTTGACTAATATTGCCAAATCGCATAGGTTTACTGCTGATGATACAATTACTCAGTATGCTAAGGAAATTTGGGAACTACAAAAGTAG
- a CDS encoding glucose-1-phosphate adenylyltransferase — protein MKNEMLALILAGGQGTRLGKLTQSIAKPAVQFGGRYRIIDFALSNCANSGINNVGVITQYQPLALNSHIGNGSAWGLDGIDSGATILQPYSATEGNRWFQGTSHAIYQNIDYIDSMNPEYVLILSGDHIYKMDYDDMLQTHKDNMASLTVAVIDVPLKEASRFGIMNTDTNDRIVEFEEKPEQPKSTKASMGIYIFDWKKLREMLLDAQKNDIDMSDFGKNVIPAYLEQGEPVYTYNFSGYWKDVGTIESLWEANMEYIGEDNALHSRDRNWKIYSKNLIAPPNFITEQAQVADSLIVDGCVVSGKVDHSILSTSVKVEEGVEIKDSFIMSGATIKKGAKVTRAIVGEGAVIGENVVIDGSDDVQVVGYNEVVGVPNED, from the coding sequence ATGAAAAATGAAATGTTAGCACTTATCTTGGCAGGTGGTCAAGGTACGCGTTTGGGGAAATTGACCCAATCCATTGCTAAACCAGCTGTCCAGTTTGGGGGTCGCTATCGGATTATTGATTTTGCCCTTTCTAACTGTGCTAATTCTGGCATCAACAATGTTGGTGTGATTACCCAATACCAACCTCTGGCACTAAATAGCCATATTGGAAATGGTTCTGCTTGGGGGCTAGATGGTATTGACAGCGGTGCCACCATCTTGCAACCCTATTCAGCAACTGAAGGAAATCGTTGGTTCCAAGGTACCAGTCATGCTATCTATCAAAATATTGACTATATCGACAGCATGAATCCTGAGTATGTTTTGATCCTATCTGGGGACCATATCTACAAGATGGACTATGATGATATGCTGCAAACTCACAAGGATAATATGGCCAGCCTGACCGTTGCGGTGATTGATGTCCCACTCAAAGAAGCTAGCCGTTTTGGTATTATGAACACCGATACCAATGACAGAATTGTTGAATTTGAGGAAAAACCTGAACAGCCTAAATCAACTAAAGCGTCTATGGGAATTTACATCTTCGATTGGAAGAAGTTGAGAGAAATGCTTCTTGATGCTCAAAAGAATGATATTGATATGTCTGACTTTGGCAAAAATGTTATTCCTGCCTATTTGGAGCAAGGTGAGCCTGTTTATACTTATAATTTCTCAGGTTATTGGAAGGATGTTGGTACAATTGAATCCCTTTGGGAAGCTAACATGGAGTACATTGGTGAAGATAATGCCCTTCATAGTCGTGATCGTAACTGGAAAATCTACTCTAAGAACCTGATTGCTCCACCAAACTTTATTACGGAGCAGGCTCAAGTAGCGGATTCCTTAATTGTTGATGGCTGTGTGGTTTCTGGCAAGGTTGACCATTCCATTCTTTCAACCAGCGTTAAAGTTGAAGAGGGCGTTGAAATTAAGGATAGCTTCATCATGAGCGGTGCGACAATTAAGAAGGGGGCCAAGGTTACTCGGGCAATTGTCGGTGAAGGAGCTGTTATCGGTGAAAATGTCGTTATTGATGGTAGCGATGACGTTCAAGTTGTTGGTTATAATGAAGTAGTGGGGGTTCCAAATGAAGATTGA
- the glgA gene encoding glycogen synthase GlgA has product MKIMFVAAEGAPFAKTGGLGDVIGALPKSLVKKGHEVAVVLPYYDAVDNKFGDQVEDVMYYFTNVGWRHQYVGVKKLIKDNVSFYFLDNQSYFFRGHVYGDWDDGERFAFFQLAALELMEKIDFIPDILHVHDYHTAMIPFLLKEKYRWINAYRNIRTVFTIHNIEFQGQFDSGMLWDLFGVGYERYADGTLRWNNRLNWMKAAVLYADRVTTVSPSYAQEIMTPEFGKGLDQVMRMESGKISGIVNGIDTELFNPATDQYLDAPFSADDLSGKAVNKAKLQKRLGLPVRNDVPLIGIVSRLTDQKGFSLVVSELQHILQFDLQVVVLGTGYADYENGFSWFASQYPDKLSANITFDLGLAQQIYGASDLFLMPSAFEPCGLSQMMAMRYGSLPIVHEVGGLKDTVVPYNEHDQSGTGFSFHGFSGYLMTNTIKLALEVYQNRSEDWQALQNHAMTRDFSWDTASQAYVNLYHELF; this is encoded by the coding sequence ATGAAAATCATGTTTGTAGCAGCAGAAGGTGCGCCTTTTGCTAAAACTGGAGGTCTGGGGGATGTGATTGGGGCCTTGCCTAAATCCCTTGTCAAAAAGGGTCATGAGGTTGCGGTTGTCTTACCTTATTATGATGCAGTAGATAATAAATTTGGGGATCAGGTTGAAGATGTCATGTATTACTTCACCAATGTTGGTTGGCGTCACCAATATGTTGGTGTTAAGAAACTGATCAAGGATAATGTTAGCTTTTATTTTTTGGATAATCAATCTTATTTCTTCCGCGGTCATGTCTATGGTGACTGGGATGATGGTGAGCGCTTTGCCTTCTTTCAACTAGCAGCTCTTGAGTTGATGGAAAAGATTGATTTCATCCCAGATATTCTGCATGTACACGATTATCACACTGCGATGATTCCTTTCTTGCTCAAAGAAAAGTATCGTTGGATTAACGCCTACCGAAACATTCGGACAGTCTTTACCATCCATAATATTGAGTTTCAAGGACAGTTTGATTCTGGGATGCTTTGGGATCTTTTTGGAGTTGGTTATGAGCGTTATGCTGATGGGACACTCCGTTGGAATAACCGTTTAAACTGGATGAAAGCAGCAGTGCTTTATGCCGATCGAGTAACCACAGTTTCTCCATCTTATGCTCAAGAAATCATGACACCTGAATTTGGTAAGGGGCTTGATCAAGTCATGCGGATGGAGTCTGGCAAGATTTCAGGCATAGTTAATGGGATTGATACGGAACTCTTTAATCCAGCTACCGACCAATATCTGGATGCCCCATTCTCAGCGGATGATTTATCTGGTAAGGCTGTTAATAAGGCCAAATTACAAAAACGCTTGGGTCTACCAGTTAGGAATGATGTTCCTCTGATTGGAATTGTATCTCGTTTGACCGACCAAAAAGGTTTTTCATTGGTTGTTAGTGAACTTCAACATATTTTACAGTTTGATTTGCAAGTTGTTGTTCTGGGAACAGGCTATGCGGACTATGAAAATGGCTTTTCTTGGTTTGCCAGCCAATATCCTGACAAGTTATCGGCTAATATAACTTTTGACTTAGGTTTAGCTCAACAAATTTATGGTGCTAGTGATCTCTTCCTTATGCCTTCTGCTTTTGAACCATGTGGCCTTTCGCAAATGATGGCTATGCGTTATGGAAGTCTGCCAATCGTCCATGAAGTAGGGGGGTTGAAAGATACTGTCGTCCCTTACAATGAACATGATCAATCCGGTACAGGATTCTCCTTCCACGGTTTTTCAGGCTATCTTATGACCAATACTATAAAATTGGCATTAGAAGTCTATCAAAATCGTTCAGAGGATTGGCAGGCTCTGCAAAATCATGCTATGACGAGAGATTTCTCATGGGATACAGCTAGTCAAGCTTATGTTAATCTCTATCATGAACTTTTTTAA